In Candidatus Babeliales bacterium, the genomic window AAAGAAAAATCCACAGGATGCGCAAACGTTTACCGACTGGACAGAAGACACGCTTCCTATTATTCAGGAAAATATCAATAATACCGTACATAGACAGTTACGCCAGGAAATGGAAAATCTTTCTCCTCTACTTGGTGGTGTCGATTTAACGCCCGAAAATAGGCAATCATGGATGGATTGGCAAACAAGAAATGAATGTATGCTAAACTCTGCCCAGCGTAAAATTGAACAACTAAGATACCCAGTACCTCTCATACCAGTGCACTACCTTTCTTCCTCTAGTAATACAAAACTTAATCTTTTTGGTTGCTGCAATGTACAATTAACCTTTGATCAGCATCAAAAACTTGATGGCCAAGTAAAACAATTTCATGAAACGCCTGGAATGTTCAGTCGTCTTAATGGTGGAGCAGAATCAATATTAAGAGAAATTGAAAAGATACAAGCATTACCTCAAGCAGAAACCGAACTAGAAAGAAATAGAAGACGGGAGACCTTAGAAAGTTTCAACAATAGACTTTCCAAGATTGGCAATAAACAGATGTATGAAACAGAAGAAGAATTACAAGAAAAAAATCTGATCAAAAAACATCGGTCAAGAGAGAGAACCGGAATTCTTGATACAATTGGTTACAACCTACTGTATCACACAAACAGCTCCTATAAACCTGGTAATAACTCCCCCGATATGAGTCGCCTTGTTTTGGAGCACAATCTTAAAAAAGAAAAAAATCCTTTTTATGTTGTACGAGACAGACAAATAGGTGTAGCAAACAGATTATTTTAATGCAGCATCTCACTTACAATTTTTTACAAAATAACGCGCGCGTATTTAGCTAAAGAAATAATACCTTCTTTAACTTTATGCGCGCATCTTTTTGTAGTATCTGCATACCATCGGCAAGAGCTTTGTTATATGTCATCAAACTCTGGAAAACAACCCTTGATATGTATCACGTACTAAAGTACGCTAAATACAATATATGATATTATGAGTATCTTAAAAAACTAAGAGTTCTAATGATTAAGTCCTTTAATTGCAAAGAAACGAAAAAGATATGGGATGGTGCTTATTCTTCTAAGTTTCCTACTGATATTCAGGAGCGAGCTTTGCGAAAGTTGAGACAATTAGATGCCTCCAATACTCTTGAGGATTTAAAAAATCCACCAGGTAACAATTTAGAACTTCTGAGAGGTAATAGACGAGGTCAGATGAGCATACGGATTAATCAGCAATGGAGACTTTGTTTTGTTTGGAAAAATGATGGAGCATATAACGTTGAAATTGTTGATTATCATTAAAAAAATGGTGAATGTATGACTAAAAAAATAGTGCACAATCCTCATGCTGGAGAAATCCTAAAATTTGAATTTCTTGATGAATTAAGCATGAGCCAAAATGCTTTAGCAAAGGCCATTCACGTTCCAGCAAATCGAATCCATGCCATTGTACGAGGAGAGCGAAGTATTACAGCAGACACCGATTTACGACTGTGTAAATTTTTTGGACTGTCCGAAGGATATTTTTTACGGTTACAGTTGTCCTATGAACTTCTTGATGCTAAGCGAGAATTGGTTAAAAAAATCGCCAAAATTAAGCCCTACTCAGAAATAATACAAGAAACTTCTTTATATCAAAAACGGTAGACAGATAATTACAAAATAACGCGCGCATATTCAGCTAAAGAAATAATACCTTCTTTAACTTTATGCGCGCCATCTTCTTGTAGTATCTGCATGCCATCGGCAAGAGCTTGGTTATATATATCAGCAAATTGTGGATTAGCTATAATCAAAGCACGTAGCGCTGGTGAAATTTCTAGCAATTCAAATATACCAACTCTACCCTTGTAGCCAAGATTATCGCACGCTGCACATCCAGAAGATTCGTATACCGTATTGCTATCTATACCAAGTTTTTTTAAAAGTTTTTTTTCTTCCACTGTTGCAGCACGACTTGTACGACAATCAACGCATAATTTTCGCACCAAGCGCTGCGCTAAAATGCCAGATAGTGCTGCATTGAGTAGGAATGGTTCAATTCCCATATCCATAAGACGCATGATTGCACTTGGTGCATCAGCAGTGTGCAGTGTACTGAGTACAAGGTGCCCCGTCAGCGCTGCTTCAATGGCAATGCGTGCGGTAATTTTGTCTCTAATTTCTCCCACCATGATAATATCAGGATCTTGACGAACAAGAGAACGTATCCCTTTTTCAAACGTAAACCCTGCAGGAACGTTTATTTGTGCTTGTGTTATGCCATGTAAGGAATATTCAACAGGATCTTCTAACGTGACAATATTACGTTCGGAACTGTGTAGAAAAGAAAGGGCTGCATAGAGCGTTGTTGTTTTACCAGACCCAGTTGGCCCAGTGACCAAAAAAAAACCACTATGCCGTTCCAATAATTGTTTAAATCTTGTGAGCATAGTAGGTTCAAAACCAAGACTTTCTAGCGTAATTGTTTGCAATGCGCGATTCAAAATACGAACAACCATTTTTTCGCCATACAAACACGGAAACGTAGAAACTCGCACATCAATTTCGTTGCCTTCATGCATTACGTGAAATTTACCGTCTTGTGGAATTCTACGCTCGGTACTACTGAGAGAGGCTAAAATTTTTAAACGAGCAATGATTGCTGAACTCAGCTGAGCAGAAAATGATCTTTGATCAATCAAAATACCATCAATACGGAACCGAACACGTAATTCATCACGCGTTGGCTCAAGATGAATGTCAGATGCTCTATGTTTAATTGCATCATCAAGCAGCGCCTGCACGCGGGAAACAATTGATTGATCATCTATAACATCTGCCTTATTACTCAAAAGAATCCTCCTCATCATTATCAAGAGGATACGCACTGTCCGCATCTTCATCGTCTAGTATGATAAATTCTCCCATCAAGATTTGTTCTTCTCGAATATTTTGATCTTGAGAATCTTGCGTATCTGCTTTATCGTAATACTCTTTTACTGCATCACAAATATCGCGCGCAACACCAACATAAAAACGAATGTCATACGAAACATTTTCACCAATTTCAAACAAAAGCTCTGGATTACTAGGATCGGCTGCAATCACTATCATCATGTTTTCATCAACCTGCAAAGGTATAATTTCATTTCTCAGTAACATATCTTTGTCAAACATACGCACAAGATGTGTTTCAAAAAAATATCCCACAACATCAAATGAGGGAACTTGGTAATATTCAGACAACGCTTCGAGCAGTTGCTCTTTTTCAACAACACCTTCACTCAACAAAAATTCATCAAATTGATCAACATCTGATTCATGATACGTTGCAAGTAGCTTTACTGCATCTTCTGCCGTAATACATTTTAATTCTACTAAGACACGTAAAAACCCTACTTCAAAATCCCTTTTTATTTCCATTACTTTCCTTTAATTATCCAACTTTCAATCCAACAAGAAAACCTACCACTAAACTTGCTGTTCCTGGAATATTGGATTTTGTCCACTCTAATAAGAGTGCACCATATCCATCCCCTACCGCAGGCATAGATTGCAAACCAAGCATTTCATGTATTTTTGAAACATTAAAAGAAACTGCAACATACTCAAACTGCTGCAACACAACAAGCCCTACAATCAAAAGAACTAATGCTATAAAGTATTCACTGTATTTTTTGATGAGAAACCCTGTAATAAAACCAATTGCCCCACAAATACCAATATCAACCAGGGTGTTTTTATCCATACCGAGCTTATTGGCTATTGTTTCTGGCTGTACCGCATTCTTCAGTGATTCAATAAGTCCTGGTTGTTGAACTTGAATATCAATTTGTGGAACTTGTCCTTCAGTAAGCATAAAATCCTTCCTTTCTGTTTTACCCCATGTTTCTAACACCACTCTCTTAGCCCCATGCTCCGCTACTCTTCGCACAAGGTCCCCCGGCGAGAGAAACAAAGCTGGGGACAAAAGTATTTATGGGAGTTTTTCTATATTTCTTACATTTCTAGTTTAAGTATAACGGCACAAAAGCCTTACAATCAAGAAAAAGCAACTAAATCAAAAAAAAGAAGCGTCCGGAGACGCTTCTTTTAAAGATTGCCAAACAAATAAGCTTATTTAATCATAGCTTTCAACGCTTTGCCTGGTTTGAACTTTGGAACTTTTTTCGCAGCAATTGTCATTTTTTGACGAGTCACGGGGTTAATTCCAACACGACTTTTTCTTTTCATTACTGAAAAAGTACCAAATCCTGTGAGAACTACCTGTTTTCCTTGTTTCAACGCACCACTAACAGAAGAAAGAAATGCTTCTAGCATTTCTTTACATGCTGCTTTTGACTGCTTAGTTGATTTAGCCATTGATTCGATTAACTTTGCCTTGTTCATAATAAAACATCCTTTACTTATTGACCCATGGCAAAGCAAACAAAAAACAAAACGAGTACTATCTGTAAACTAGCCATAGGAGTATGTGTTGTCAAGTAATTTTTTTACTGATCTTTTTCTACCTACTAAAAACTCTTTTTTATTGCGGACATCCAAACGGGGTAAAACCCGTTGAATACAAGGACATTCTTTTTTTGATCCCTCTTTACGGGGTCCCCACGCTAGCTTCAGCGATAGTGGGGTAAAAAGTTTGGTGCCGAGAGCCGGACTCGAACCGGCACGAGTTTACACTCGAGGGATTTTAAGTCCCTTGCGTCTACCTATTCCGCCATCCCGGCAACACCATTTTTGGAGGCGGCACCCGGATTTGAACCGGGGATCAAGGTTTTGCAGACCCGTGCCTTACCACTTGGCTATGCCGCCACACACAAATATTTCAATTAAACCAATTCATAAGACATTTTAAATGTAGCATAAAATACGTATTCTGCAAGCTTTTTAACCTCAATAGCTCGCACTGGTGAAAGAACTGCTCAACTCATTATTTGGAAAAACCTGCTCCAGCGCACACGTTGCCAGAAATTAATTGGATGCTTAATTAAATCAACAATCCACCATGATTCATCACTATCAATTGACCAAATACGGAAAATAATTCTGCCATGAATTTCTCCTTCTTTAATTGGACCAAAGAAGCGACAATCATGACTTCCTAATCTGTTATCCCCCATGCACCAATATTCACCTGTACCAAGTTTGATATAAAAGACATCTGATCTGTTCCAATTATTGCTTGCTTCATCAGGTGTAGTTTTACCATTTTTTGATTCTAATGGTGCTCCGGGAACGAGCATTTGAGGATTTCCCTCTTTATCACGGACA contains:
- a CDS encoding type II toxin-antitoxin system RelE/ParE family toxin — translated: MIKSFNCKETKKIWDGAYSSKFPTDIQERALRKLRQLDASNTLEDLKNPPGNNLELLRGNRRGQMSIRINQQWRLCFVWKNDGAYNVEIVDYH
- a CDS encoding HigA family addiction module antitoxin, whose amino-acid sequence is MTKKIVHNPHAGEILKFEFLDELSMSQNALAKAIHVPANRIHAIVRGERSITADTDLRLCKFFGLSEGYFLRLQLSYELLDAKRELVKKIAKIKPYSEIIQETSLYQKR
- a CDS encoding GspE/PulE family protein — its product is MSNKADVIDDQSIVSRVQALLDDAIKHRASDIHLEPTRDELRVRFRIDGILIDQRSFSAQLSSAIIARLKILASLSSTERRIPQDGKFHVMHEGNEIDVRVSTFPCLYGEKMVVRILNRALQTITLESLGFEPTMLTRFKQLLERHSGFFLVTGPTGSGKTTTLYAALSFLHSSERNIVTLEDPVEYSLHGITQAQINVPAGFTFEKGIRSLVRQDPDIIMVGEIRDKITARIAIEAALTGHLVLSTLHTADAPSAIMRLMDMGIEPFLLNAALSGILAQRLVRKLCVDCRTSRAATVEEKKLLKKLGIDSNTVYESSGCAACDNLGYKGRVGIFELLEISPALRALIIANPQFADIYNQALADGMQILQEDGAHKVKEGIISLAEYARVIL
- a CDS encoding FUN14 domain-containing protein produces the protein MVLETWGKTERKDFMLTEGQVPQIDIQVQQPGLIESLKNAVQPETIANKLGMDKNTLVDIGICGAIGFITGFLIKKYSEYFIALVLLIVGLVVLQQFEYVAVSFNVSKIHEMLGLQSMPAVGDGYGALLLEWTKSNIPGTASLVVGFLVGLKVG
- a CDS encoding HU family DNA-binding protein; amino-acid sequence: MNKAKLIESMAKSTKQSKAACKEMLEAFLSSVSGALKQGKQVVLTGFGTFSVMKRKSRVGINPVTRQKMTIAAKKVPKFKPGKALKAMIK